TCGGGCACCCCTGCAGCTCCGGGGGACTCCCTTCAAGGCCCGCTCAAACGGTTTTGCGCCGGCGCGCAGGGAAGGCCGGAAAACGGATCATTTTTTTATTCAACACTCAAGAGGTGGAAGAGCATGCGTATTCTCCTGAAGAAAATTTTGTGCGGCATCGATTTCTCCGATTTCTCGAACCAGGCCCTGGCTTACAGCATGGCGCTCGCCAAGGAGTACAAGGCCAAACTCTACGTCAGCCACGTCATCGATCTGCCCGCGGCCACCATGTACGGGGAGGGCATGGCCGACCCGCTTCTCCACGAGCGCCGGATCACCGACTACGCCTATGAATATCTCAATCGGTTGATCGGAGACGCCCCCATCGTCTGGGAGCCGTTTGTCACCGTCGGGCACACCGCCGATGAACTCTCCCGCCTCGCCGCCGAAAAGGAGGCCGACCTGGCCGTGGTGGCCACACACGGACGCTCCGGGCTCAAACGCATGCTTCTCGGTTCGGTCACGGAGCGCCTGATGCACACCTTGCCGTGCCCGCTGCTGGCCGTGCGCGGACCGGAGAGGGGCGCCGAGGCGCTGACCGCGGCCTCCGTACCGTTGAAGCGGATCCTGGTGGGATGTGATTTCTCGCCCTATTCCGACCTCGCGTTCGAGTATGCCCTGAGTCTCGCCCAGGAGTTCGAAAGCGAACTGCATCTCGTCCATGTCATCGAACCGCCGGTCTACGAACATATCGCCAAAACCGAGGCCGACGTGGAAGAGGGCCTGACTGAAGACCTGCGGCTCCAGATCAAAGACACCCTGGAAAACCTCGTGCCGGAGGACGCCCGCGCCTGGTGCAAACCGAAAACGAGCCTCTTGGCGGGCCATGCCCATGAGGAGATCACGAAATACGCCCTCGTGAACAAGATGGACCTGATCGTCCTCGGCGTGCGCGGTCAGGGCCTCGTG
This genomic stretch from Desulfatiglans anilini DSM 4660 harbors:
- a CDS encoding universal stress protein, which encodes MRILLKKILCGIDFSDFSNQALAYSMALAKEYKAKLYVSHVIDLPAATMYGEGMADPLLHERRITDYAYEYLNRLIGDAPIVWEPFVTVGHTADELSRLAAEKEADLAVVATHGRSGLKRMLLGSVTERLMHTLPCPLLAVRGPERGAEALTAASVPLKRILVGCDFSPYSDLAFEYALSLAQEFESELHLVHVIEPPVYEHIAKTEADVEEGLTEDLRLQIKDTLENLVPEDARAWCKPKTSLLAGHAHEEITKYALVNKMDLIVLGVRGQGLVEKLFIGSTTDRVIRQAQCPVLSVRPKSEPEQP